In Eriocheir sinensis breed Jianghai 21 chromosome 3, ASM2467909v1, whole genome shotgun sequence, a genomic segment contains:
- the LOC127003417 gene encoding pro-resilin-like isoform X2, with translation MMVILAAITAKCSGAQNPYSYPPMPYEFRYGVQDKYKGNDFGHEEQSNGNSVTGRYYVLLPDGRRQVVSYTADHQRGYIATITYENPGGSTHASGGNRYG, from the exons ATGATGGTGATTCTTGCGGCGATAACGGCGAAGTGCAGCGGCGCCCAAAACCCCTACAGCTACCCACCG ATGCCGTACGAATTCCGCTACGGTGTTCAGGACAAGTACAAGGGCAACGACTTCGGTCACGAGGAACAAAGCAACGGCAACTCGGTGACGGGGCGCTACTACGTGCTGTTGCCTGACGGGCGGCGGCAGGTCGTCTCCTACACGGCGGACCACCAGCGGGGCtacatcgccaccatcacctaCGAGAATCCGGGTGGCAGCACACACGCATCCGGCGGGAACAGATACGGGTAA
- the LOC127003417 gene encoding pro-resilin-like isoform X1 yields the protein MEWSSKVPFGVMMVILAAITAKCSGAQNPYSYPPMPYEFRYGVQDKYKGNDFGHEEQSNGNSVTGRYYVLLPDGRRQVVSYTADHQRGYIATITYENPGGSTHASGGNRYG from the exons ATGGAATGGTCCTCGAAG GTTCCCTTTGGCGTGATGATGGTGATTCTTGCGGCGATAACGGCGAAGTGCAGCGGCGCCCAAAACCCCTACAGCTACCCACCG ATGCCGTACGAATTCCGCTACGGTGTTCAGGACAAGTACAAGGGCAACGACTTCGGTCACGAGGAACAAAGCAACGGCAACTCGGTGACGGGGCGCTACTACGTGCTGTTGCCTGACGGGCGGCGGCAGGTCGTCTCCTACACGGCGGACCACCAGCGGGGCtacatcgccaccatcacctaCGAGAATCCGGGTGGCAGCACACACGCATCCGGCGGGAACAGATACGGGTAA